A single window of Bradyrhizobium daqingense DNA harbors:
- a CDS encoding low affinity iron permease family protein — protein sequence MSPPKSRGWLTEIGVATSRPAAFAIFLVYGIAWITVGNGLEWHSFATLATWGMTLVIQRAEHRDTQAIHAKLDELLKVAGREHVMKVDDEDAEEVESRREEIRRTG from the coding sequence ATGTCCCCTCCGAAGTCAAGAGGCTGGCTTACCGAGATTGGCGTTGCCACATCGCGACCGGCCGCATTTGCAATCTTCCTCGTCTACGGGATTGCCTGGATCACGGTCGGCAACGGTCTCGAATGGCATTCCTTCGCCACGCTGGCGACATGGGGCATGACGCTGGTGATCCAGCGCGCCGAGCACCGCGACACCCAGGCGATCCATGCCAAGCTCGATGAGCTGCTCAAGGTCGCGGGCCGCGAGCATGTGATGAAGGTCGATGATGAGGACGCTGAGGAGGTCGAGTCCCGCCGGGAGGAGATTCGGAGAACGGGATAA
- a CDS encoding Crp/Fnr family transcriptional regulator, whose product MPHPKFIARLQAIEGLSEDERRQIAGLPSTLRPVADGEIVLRQGEDASRCVFVVSGFLYQARIVGDRSQILAFHVPGDMPCLHTLLVSPMDADLVSLGSSIVGYVAHGQLRQLLDGSIHLTRAFWRETLIDAAISRQWIARLGAQAALPKVAHLICELAARLEVVGLVTDGCFQMPMTQRNVADACGLSIVHVNRTIQELRHRGLIAWEGSEIELLQPDELRTLADFRPDYLS is encoded by the coding sequence ATGCCGCATCCGAAGTTCATCGCGCGTCTCCAGGCTATCGAAGGTCTTTCCGAAGACGAACGCCGGCAGATCGCCGGCCTGCCCTCCACGCTGCGCCCGGTCGCGGACGGCGAGATCGTTCTGCGCCAGGGCGAGGACGCCTCGCGCTGCGTCTTCGTCGTCAGCGGCTTCCTCTACCAAGCCCGCATCGTCGGCGATCGCAGCCAGATCCTCGCCTTCCACGTGCCCGGCGACATGCCCTGCCTGCACACGCTGCTGGTCTCGCCCATGGATGCGGATCTCGTCAGCCTCGGGTCGAGCATCGTCGGCTACGTCGCGCACGGCCAGCTCCGGCAGCTTCTCGACGGCTCCATCCACCTCACCCGCGCGTTCTGGCGCGAGACGCTGATCGACGCAGCGATCTCGCGGCAATGGATCGCCCGCCTCGGCGCGCAGGCGGCGCTGCCCAAGGTGGCGCATCTGATCTGCGAGCTCGCCGCACGGCTGGAGGTCGTCGGCCTCGTCACGGACGGCTGCTTCCAGATGCCGATGACGCAACGGAACGTCGCCGACGCCTGCGGATTGTCCATCGTCCACGTCAATCGCACCATCCAGGAGCTCAGGCACCGCGGGTTGATCGCATGGGAGGGAAGCGAGATCGAGCTGCTGCAGCCCGACGAGCTGCGCACGCTTGCGGACTTCAGGCCTGACTATCTGAGTTGA
- a CDS encoding Crp/Fnr family transcriptional regulator produces the protein MEKVHDVLIRNLCEHTALADDDIAAIKALTFALRDLEPNEDFIRQGDEPEHSVLVVSGTVARYHLLGSGRRQYLAFHFTGDLPDAQGLFIDEMDHGLSALGPASVAFIPHRELFAAFRRRPTFGMAVWRETLLDAAIFREAITNNSARPMQMRMAHLFCELFYRARAAQLVRGNRCRMPISLAQLGETLGMAIATVNRTLAELRRSGAMDLRDGELIVLKWRELQRLGDFSPAYLHLKRQSPPP, from the coding sequence ATGGAAAAGGTCCACGACGTGCTGATCCGGAACCTGTGCGAGCACACAGCGCTGGCCGACGACGATATCGCCGCAATCAAGGCGCTCACCTTCGCGCTGCGCGATCTCGAGCCGAATGAAGATTTCATCCGCCAGGGCGATGAGCCTGAACACTCGGTGCTGGTCGTCTCAGGCACGGTCGCCCGCTACCATCTGCTCGGCAGCGGCCGTCGACAATATCTCGCGTTTCATTTCACCGGCGACCTGCCGGATGCGCAAGGCCTGTTCATCGACGAGATGGATCATGGATTGAGCGCGCTGGGGCCGGCTTCGGTAGCATTCATTCCGCATCGCGAGTTGTTCGCCGCGTTCCGGCGGCGACCGACGTTCGGAATGGCGGTCTGGCGCGAAACTCTGCTCGATGCCGCGATCTTTCGCGAGGCGATCACCAACAACAGCGCCCGGCCGATGCAGATGCGCATGGCGCATCTGTTCTGCGAGCTGTTCTACCGCGCGCGTGCCGCGCAACTCGTCCGCGGCAATCGCTGTCGCATGCCGATCAGCCTGGCGCAGCTCGGCGAGACGCTGGGCATGGCGATCGCGACCGTGAACCGGACCCTCGCTGAACTCAGGCGGAGTGGGGCAATGGATCTTCGCGACGGCGAGCTGATCGTGCTGAAATGGCGCGAGTTGCAGCGGCTCGGTGATTTCAGCCCGGCCTATCTGCACTTGAAGCGTCAGTCGCCGCCGCCGTGA
- a CDS encoding alcohol dehydrogenase yields MALMRRQSLVKFDAPLCETIVDTPKPQGREVLVRIERCGLCHSDLHIQDGYADLGGGKKLDTTRGMTLPFTLGHEIAGVVDEVGPDVEAGLVGTKRAVFPWIGCGQCRDCQNGDENLCVKQRFLGVSIDGGFATHVLVPDAKYLLDYDPLPVNQAATLMCSGVTAYGALKRLVDRPRQRNLLLIGLGGVGMMGLSFAQAMFKQPITVADLSPAARDTALKNGAAVAYDPAEQDVIKRILKETEGGFDEIVDFAGNEKSMAFAVAVAARGGKIVVSGLMGGQFTLPMVQWVYKRMTVEGFMVGTLAEAHELMALARAGKIKPTPIREEPMGDVQKWIDELRAGKVVGRIVLKN; encoded by the coding sequence ATGGCGCTGATGCGCAGGCAGTCCCTGGTCAAGTTCGACGCGCCCTTGTGCGAGACCATCGTCGACACGCCGAAGCCGCAAGGCCGCGAAGTTCTGGTGCGCATCGAGCGCTGCGGCCTCTGCCACTCCGATCTCCACATCCAGGACGGCTACGCCGACCTCGGCGGCGGCAAGAAGCTCGACACCACGCGCGGCATGACGCTGCCCTTCACGCTCGGCCACGAGATCGCCGGCGTCGTCGACGAAGTCGGTCCCGATGTCGAAGCCGGTCTCGTCGGCACGAAGAGAGCCGTGTTTCCGTGGATCGGCTGCGGCCAGTGCCGCGACTGCCAGAACGGCGACGAGAACCTCTGCGTCAAGCAGCGCTTCCTCGGCGTCTCCATCGACGGCGGCTTCGCCACCCACGTGCTGGTGCCCGACGCCAAATATCTGCTCGACTACGATCCCCTGCCCGTCAATCAGGCCGCGACCCTGATGTGCTCGGGCGTCACCGCTTACGGCGCGCTCAAGCGCCTGGTCGACCGTCCGCGCCAGCGCAATTTGCTGCTGATCGGCCTCGGCGGCGTCGGCATGATGGGCCTGTCGTTCGCGCAGGCGATGTTCAAGCAGCCGATCACGGTCGCCGACCTCTCGCCGGCCGCGCGCGACACCGCGCTGAAGAACGGCGCGGCTGTCGCCTACGATCCCGCCGAGCAAGACGTGATCAAGCGCATCCTCAAGGAGACCGAGGGCGGCTTCGACGAGATCGTGGATTTTGCCGGCAACGAGAAGTCGATGGCCTTCGCCGTCGCGGTCGCCGCGCGCGGCGGAAAGATCGTGGTCTCCGGCTTGATGGGGGGCCAGTTCACGCTGCCGATGGTGCAATGGGTCTACAAGCGCATGACCGTCGAGGGCTTCATGGTTGGCACGCTCGCGGAAGCTCACGAGCTGATGGCGCTGGCCCGCGCCGGCAAGATCAAGCCGACCCCGATACGCGAGGAACCGATGGGTGACGTCCAGAAATGGATCGACGAGCTGCGTGCCGGCAAGGTCGTCGGCCGCATCGTGCTGAAGAACTGA
- the rsmA gene encoding 16S rRNA (adenine(1518)-N(6)/adenine(1519)-N(6))-dimethyltransferase RsmA, which translates to MSAIDDLPPLREVIRQHALSARKSLGQNFLLDLNLTARIARAAAPLEDSTVVEIGPGPGGLTRALLALGAQRVIAIEHDERAIPALQDISARYPGRLEIVHGDAMTFDPRPLLDGERAKIVANLPYNIATQLLINWLTIEPWAPWYEMMVLMFQREVGERIVAREDEEAYGRLGVLANWRCETKILFDIAPSAFVPPPKVTSSVVRLTPRAEPLPCDRRLLEQVAAAAFGQRRKMLRQSLKSLGADPARLTQAAGVDATRRAETIPISGFVAMACELADIRKQAE; encoded by the coding sequence ATGAGCGCGATCGACGACCTCCCGCCGCTGCGCGAGGTCATCCGCCAGCACGCGCTGTCGGCCCGGAAATCGCTGGGGCAAAACTTCCTGCTCGACCTCAATCTGACCGCGCGCATCGCGCGCGCCGCGGCGCCGCTCGAAGACTCCACCGTCGTCGAGATCGGCCCTGGCCCGGGCGGGCTGACGCGGGCCTTGCTCGCGCTCGGCGCGCAGCGCGTCATCGCCATCGAGCATGACGAGCGCGCGATCCCGGCCTTGCAGGATATCTCCGCGCGCTACCCCGGCCGGCTCGAGATCGTGCACGGCGATGCCATGACCTTCGACCCGCGCCCGCTGCTCGATGGCGAACGCGCAAAGATCGTCGCCAACCTGCCCTACAACATCGCGACCCAGCTCCTCATCAACTGGCTCACGATCGAGCCCTGGGCGCCCTGGTACGAGATGATGGTGCTGATGTTCCAGCGCGAGGTCGGCGAGCGCATCGTCGCGCGCGAGGACGAGGAGGCCTATGGCCGTCTCGGCGTCCTCGCCAATTGGCGCTGCGAGACCAAGATCCTGTTCGACATCGCGCCGTCCGCCTTCGTGCCGCCGCCGAAGGTCACCTCCTCCGTCGTGCGCCTCACACCGCGTGCAGAACCTTTGCCGTGCGATCGCAGACTGCTCGAGCAGGTCGCAGCCGCAGCGTTCGGCCAGCGCCGCAAGATGCTGCGGCAAAGCCTGAAATCGCTCGGCGCCGATCCCGCGCGGCTCACGCAAGCGGCCGGCGTCGATGCGACGCGGCGCGCCGAGACCATTCCGATTTCCGGCTTTGTTGCCATGGCCTGCGAATTGGCGGATATACGAAAGCAGGCTGAATAA
- the pdxA gene encoding 4-hydroxythreonine-4-phosphate dehydrogenase PdxA: MAEPSSERPARPLALTLGEPAGIGPDITIAAWLRRRELDLPAFYLLGDEALIARRAKALGADVRIAAVGAGEAAAAFADALPVVATGERATAEPGKPDASSAPAALASIRQAVADVREGRAAAVVTNPIAKSVLYRAGFRHPGHTEYLAEFAAVDGRVPQPVMMLWSPRLAVVPVTIHVSVREALAQLTSELIVSTVRIVAAELQSRFGITKPRIAVSGLNPHAGEDGSLGHEEQTIIAPALKLLRNDGIEARGPLPADTMFHEAARNTYDCAVCMYHDQALIPIKTVAFDDAVNVTLGLPFIRTSPDHGTAFDIAGTGKANPASLIAALRLASRMAAATL, translated from the coding sequence ATGGCCGAGCCTTCCTCAGAGCGCCCGGCAAGGCCCCTCGCCCTGACCCTGGGAGAGCCTGCCGGCATCGGTCCCGACATCACCATCGCGGCTTGGCTCAGACGCCGCGAGCTGGACCTGCCCGCCTTCTATCTGCTCGGCGACGAGGCGCTGATCGCGCGGCGCGCCAAGGCGCTCGGTGCCGACGTAAGGATCGCCGCGGTGGGTGCCGGCGAGGCTGCGGCTGCCTTTGCCGACGCCCTTCCCGTGGTCGCCACCGGCGAGCGCGCCACCGCCGAGCCCGGCAAGCCCGACGCATCAAGCGCGCCGGCTGCGCTCGCCTCGATCCGCCAGGCGGTCGCCGACGTTCGCGAGGGACGCGCCGCCGCCGTCGTCACCAATCCGATCGCCAAGAGCGTGCTCTATCGCGCGGGCTTCCGCCATCCCGGCCACACCGAATACCTTGCCGAGTTCGCAGCCGTGGACGGCCGCGTGCCGCAGCCGGTGATGATGCTGTGGTCGCCGCGGCTCGCCGTGGTGCCCGTGACCATCCACGTCTCGGTGCGCGAGGCGCTGGCCCAGCTCACGAGCGAGCTGATCGTCTCGACTGTCCGCATCGTCGCGGCCGAGCTCCAATCCCGCTTCGGCATCACGAAGCCGCGCATCGCGGTTTCCGGCCTCAATCCGCACGCCGGCGAGGACGGCTCGCTTGGCCATGAGGAGCAGACCATCATCGCGCCGGCGCTGAAGCTGCTGCGCAACGACGGCATCGAGGCCAGGGGCCCGCTGCCCGCCGACACCATGTTCCACGAAGCCGCGCGCAACACCTATGACTGCGCAGTCTGCATGTATCACGACCAGGCGCTGATCCCGATCAAGACGGTGGCGTTCGACGACGCCGTCAACGTCACGCTCGGTCTGCCCTTCATCCGCACCTCGCCCGATCACGGCACTGCCTTCGACATCGCCGGCACCGGCAAGGCCAATCCGGCCAGCCTGATCGCGGCGCTTCGCCTGGCGAGCCGCATGGCGGCAGCGACGCTCTGA
- a CDS encoding SurA N-terminal domain-containing protein, whose translation MTIPLPVFRLLLALGVGLIMTGLPSPSRAQNIVLMVNGEPITDFDIDQRSKLDQLTTQKVPTREQVINELIDDKVKMKEGKKYGVDPGVSDINQSYEGMAQRMRITPEQLTKSLESKGVRPETLKARMKSEMVWTSLVRGRYKEKLMVGERDVAQAVQAQTGEKLQIEGTEYKMQPIVLIVPRGSSPAFLETRKKEAETYRSRVASCEEANSLFRSTPNATIRDTVTKTTAELPEPLRKVLDDTPIGRLTAPEMTKNGIEMVVLCSRKPTMIDTPKKREVREKMYQEKYERTQKAYLDELRKAAMIEYRNR comes from the coding sequence ATGACGATCCCATTGCCTGTGTTCCGCCTCCTGCTCGCCCTCGGCGTCGGACTGATCATGACCGGCCTGCCCTCGCCGTCGCGCGCACAGAACATCGTGCTCATGGTCAACGGCGAACCCATCACCGATTTCGACATCGATCAGCGCTCCAAGCTCGATCAGCTGACGACCCAGAAGGTCCCGACGCGGGAGCAGGTGATCAACGAGCTGATCGACGACAAGGTGAAGATGAAGGAGGGCAAGAAGTACGGAGTCGATCCCGGCGTCTCCGACATCAACCAGTCCTACGAAGGCATGGCGCAGCGCATGCGCATCACGCCGGAGCAGCTCACCAAGTCGCTCGAATCCAAGGGCGTGCGCCCCGAGACGCTGAAGGCCCGCATGAAGTCCGAGATGGTCTGGACCAGCCTCGTGCGCGGCCGCTACAAGGAGAAGCTGATGGTCGGCGAGCGCGACGTCGCGCAGGCCGTCCAGGCCCAGACCGGCGAGAAGCTCCAGATCGAGGGCACCGAATACAAGATGCAGCCGATCGTTCTGATCGTGCCGCGCGGCTCGTCTCCGGCATTCCTGGAAACACGCAAAAAGGAAGCCGAGACCTATCGCTCGCGCGTCGCAAGCTGCGAGGAAGCCAATTCGCTGTTCCGCTCGACACCGAATGCCACCATCCGCGACACCGTGACCAAGACCACGGCGGAACTGCCCGAGCCGCTGCGCAAGGTGCTCGACGACACGCCGATCGGGCGCCTGACCGCGCCCGAGATGACCAAGAACGGCATCGAGATGGTGGTGCTGTGCTCGCGCAAGCCGACCATGATCGACACGCCGAAGAAGCGTGAGGTCCGCGAGAAGATGTATCAGGAGAAGTACGAGAGGACCCAGAAGGCGTATCTCGACGAGCTCCGCAAGGCGGCGATGATCGAATATCGCAACCGCTGA
- a CDS encoding LPS-assembly protein LptD: protein MTAVHRGLVSRSTRRTSVCPNGCGLSVRRLLLAVVTAASLGGLIDVAAVAPASAQTFTYNPLPPRPKPAPAPHDNQMLVQATEVDYDYNNSRVSAVGNVQLFYNGTSVEADRVIYDQKTKRLHAEGNIRMTDADGKITYAEIMDLSDDYRDGFVDSLRVDTADQTRMAASRADRSSGNYTVFENGVYTACAPCKDDPKKPPLWQVKGARIIHDQQEKMLYFETAQLEFFGVPLAYMPYFSTPDPTVKRKSGFLMPGYFPGTTNTGFGAEVPYYWAIAPDMDATITPRFMTRQGVMLQGEFRQRLIDGAYQIRAYGINQLDPGAFAGQPGDRDFRGAIDTKGQFALNDKWVWGWDGVLMSDYYFFSDYRLYQYRDPLGSFLLLPTEALSQLYLTGVGNRSFFDARTMYWLSYSGNQSQVPIVHPVIDYSNVLNYPVFGGEFSYKTNFINLSRDEAVFDPITTIANTNSLCATASADPLARTPSQCLLRGFPGTYTRFTAEAQWRKSFTDPFGQIWTPFASLRGDAINSSISNQPGVSNYLPVGDTQAFRLMPTVGLEYRYPFINIQPWGSTTVEPIAQIIIRPNETYAGKLPNEDAQSMVFDASNLFSVDKFSGYDRVEGGGRANVGVQSTTQFDKGGAVKVLFGQSYQLFGMNSFAVRDSINTGIDSGLDKPRSDYVASASYSPNRTYTFSVRSRMDEQTWNVQRFEAEGRANFDRWSVAVLYGNYAPQPELGYLTRREGILTSGSIKVAANWVLQGSARWDLEANKINQYVVGAGYVDDCFVLAANYVTSYSYSAGTAPPVLSHAFMFQIGLRTLATSSTSSGSAGLQ, encoded by the coding sequence GTGACTGCCGTCCACCGAGGGCTCGTGTCTCGTTCGACGCGGCGCACATCGGTGTGCCCGAACGGGTGCGGCTTGTCCGTCCGAAGGCTGCTGCTCGCCGTCGTCACCGCCGCCTCGCTCGGCGGGTTGATCGACGTCGCCGCCGTGGCGCCGGCCTCCGCCCAGACCTTCACCTACAATCCGCTGCCGCCGCGCCCGAAGCCGGCGCCTGCACCCCACGACAACCAGATGCTGGTGCAGGCGACCGAGGTCGATTACGACTACAACAACTCGCGCGTCTCGGCGGTCGGGAACGTCCAGCTGTTCTACAACGGCACCAGTGTCGAGGCCGACCGGGTCATCTACGACCAGAAGACCAAGCGGCTCCATGCCGAAGGCAACATCCGCATGACGGATGCCGACGGCAAGATCACCTATGCCGAGATCATGGATCTCTCCGACGATTACCGCGACGGTTTCGTCGATTCGCTGCGCGTGGACACCGCCGACCAGACCCGCATGGCCGCCAGCCGCGCCGACCGCTCCAGCGGCAATTACACGGTGTTCGAGAACGGCGTCTACACGGCCTGCGCGCCGTGTAAGGACGATCCGAAGAAGCCGCCGCTGTGGCAGGTCAAGGGTGCGCGCATCATCCACGACCAGCAGGAGAAGATGCTGTATTTCGAGACGGCACAGCTCGAATTCTTCGGCGTGCCGCTCGCCTACATGCCCTATTTCTCGACGCCCGACCCGACCGTGAAGCGCAAGTCCGGCTTCTTGATGCCGGGCTATTTCCCGGGCACGACGAACACCGGCTTCGGCGCCGAAGTTCCGTATTACTGGGCGATCGCGCCCGACATGGATGCGACCATCACCCCCCGCTTCATGACGCGGCAGGGCGTGATGCTGCAGGGCGAATTCCGCCAGCGCCTGATCGACGGCGCCTACCAGATCCGCGCTTACGGCATCAACCAGCTCGATCCCGGAGCGTTTGCCGGGCAGCCCGGCGACCGCGACTTCCGCGGCGCCATCGACACCAAGGGTCAGTTCGCGCTGAACGACAAATGGGTCTGGGGCTGGGACGGCGTCCTGATGTCCGACTATTATTTCTTCTCGGACTACCGCCTCTACCAGTACCGCGATCCGCTCGGCTCGTTCCTGCTGCTGCCGACGGAAGCGCTGTCGCAGCTCTATCTCACCGGCGTCGGCAATCGCAGCTTCTTCGATGCGCGCACGATGTACTGGCTGAGCTATTCGGGCAACCAGAGCCAGGTGCCGATCGTCCATCCGGTGATCGACTACTCGAACGTGCTGAACTATCCCGTCTTCGGCGGCGAGTTCAGCTACAAGACCAATTTCATCAACCTGTCGCGTGACGAGGCGGTGTTCGATCCGATCACGACGATCGCCAACACCAACAGCCTGTGCGCGACCGCGTCGGCCGATCCGCTGGCCCGGACGCCCTCGCAGTGCCTGCTGCGCGGCTTCCCCGGCACCTACACCCGCTTCACCGCGGAAGCACAGTGGCGCAAATCCTTCACCGACCCGTTCGGCCAGATCTGGACGCCATTTGCCAGCCTGCGCGGCGACGCGATCAATTCCTCGATCTCCAACCAGCCGGGCGTGTCGAACTACCTGCCCGTCGGCGACACCCAGGCGTTCCGCCTGATGCCGACCGTGGGCCTGGAATACCGCTATCCCTTCATCAACATCCAGCCCTGGGGCTCGACCACGGTCGAACCGATCGCGCAGATCATCATCCGGCCGAACGAGACCTATGCCGGCAAGTTGCCGAACGAGGACGCCCAGAGCATGGTGTTCGACGCCTCGAACCTGTTCAGCGTCGACAAGTTCTCCGGCTACGATCGCGTCGAGGGTGGCGGCCGCGCCAATGTCGGCGTGCAATCCACCACGCAGTTCGACAAGGGCGGCGCCGTGAAAGTGCTGTTCGGCCAGTCCTACCAGCTGTTCGGCATGAACTCCTTCGCGGTCCGGGACAGCATCAACACCGGCATCGATTCCGGCCTCGACAAGCCGCGCTCCGATTACGTCGCGAGCGCCAGCTATTCGCCCAACCGCACCTACACGTTCAGCGTCCGCTCCCGCATGGACGAGCAGACCTGGAACGTGCAGCGCTTCGAGGCGGAAGGCCGCGCCAATTTCGATCGCTGGTCGGTCGCCGTGCTGTACGGCAACTACGCGCCGCAGCCGGAACTCGGCTATCTCACCCGCCGCGAGGGCATCCTGACCTCGGGCTCGATCAAGGTCGCCGCCAATTGGGTGCTGCAGGGCTCGGCGCGCTGGGATCTCGAAGCCAACAAGATCAACCAATATGTGGTCGGAGCGGGCTATGTCGACGATTGCTTCGTGCTGGCAGCGAACTATGTAACTTCGTATAGCTATTCGGCGGGCACCGCCCCGCCCGTGCTGAGCCATGCGTTCATGTTCCAGATCGGCCTGCGCACGCTGGCGACCTCGTCGACGAGCAGCGGTTCCGCTGGCCTCCAGTGA